A single Thermosipho africanus Ob7 DNA region contains:
- a CDS encoding transposase, giving the protein MRKREKYSSDFKLQVVKEYLNSDKSQNDICSEYNISQSAFSRWVKKYEESGYDDNVFNSKKGRPKSIISDISKVPPFIYESAGIIRNDSNKSNDSASLKKRLE; this is encoded by the coding sequence ATGAGAAAAAGGGAAAAATATTCTTCTGATTTTAAACTTCAAGTTGTTAAGGAATACCTTAATTCTGATAAATCTCAAAACGATATTTGTTCCGAATATAATATTTCTCAATCTGCCTTTTCTAGATGGGTTAAAAAATATGAGGAATCTGGTTATGACGATAATGTCTTCAATTCTAAAAAAGGAAGGCCTAAATCTATTATTTCTGATATTTCTAAGGTTCCTCCTTTTATTTATGAATCTGCTGGTATTATTAGAAATGATTCTAATAAATCCAATGATTCTGCATCTTTAAAGAAAAGACTTGAG